AGGTGAGTTGAGATGAATTGAGTGGACGGTAGTTCTCTGATTACACCCTCCCAAAGGTTTGCGGCTCCATCACCAAACAAAGTAACTGCGCATACTACATTCCCTACAGCCCTGCTAGGGCGGAGCTGTTGAGAATTTTACGCCCTATGTCCCCCGGGGATATAAACTATGATGCACTTTCACGCGCAACATCTTGAATATCAAGCCGAGGCTCAAGTGAGAGCTCGGCGATGCAACTTGAAGTCTCCACACACAACGTCAAAGAATGAGATGTCATATCAACTCCTTATTAAGACAGCCTCAACTATCCTTCGTCGTCCTTGTCATTAAGTTTTGCCATCCAATCTACGGAGCAAACTACCAGTGCATCAGGTAGCGGCGCCACCGGCTCTGGACCATTCACCTCCCCTTTTCGATTTCCTTTACACCATCTTTACTATATTCTCTTCCTACTTGACAGGGGTAGACCAGCTACTGACCGGCCAGAAGTAGAGCACATATAGTATCCCCGCGAAGACTTTCGCCGATACCCACCTCCGAGTGCTAATTACCCTCGTCTCCGGCAGCAGGTGCCGTAGCCCTGCGTAGGATCTTCATTTATGCCGGAGCATTATGCCTGTGCTTGATCTACGGCCTATCCGTAAAGGGCCCCTGAGGCTCGATTCTGTCCCCGAGATCCTCCGCCCGTTGATTCGGGCCTATCTCTTGGGCTATGCATCTGCCGTGGCGCCCCGGCTCTTGACATTAGTGTTACAGCATGTTGCCAAGAGAAGACGAAAGACAGCCAGCCAACTTTCTTTGGACTTTGATGATGGCTCATTCTTCAGGTCTGCGATACGTATAGTCAAGACCGGATTCAATCCACAGCGATTTCCTACTTTCTGTGCCATTTTGGCTGGTGGCACCACTCTCTTACAGGTAAATAAAACAAGTTTCCACTAGCCCTCCCATCTAATTCTCTGGAAACGGCATCCGTTGCTTGGATGCCAAGCATCGCCGAAGGAACGATATGCCATGGGCACTAGACCAAAGCTAATCCGTTACAAGGAACCCTTGAAGAGTATTTTAGAGAAAACTGCCCAAGGTCTCAGCGAGGCAGGTCGGTTGAGGCAAGTACAGCCTCATCCCAGCAAAGTACAGGTATCCATTACTAACTCGCTCTTCTCAGACTGGCGAGATGGCTAGCTACATTCCTTGCTGCATGGTTCGGCCTGCGTCTTCTGCACTCATACGAGGGCCGAGCATATACAGAAACAGTGCCGCCGAAGGAGGGATCGCCCCCTGATGCGGAACCTCAGACTGTCAGATTCGCTGGCCGAACAATGGATCTGACCCTGTTTGCTGTTACTCGGGCCCtcgatgttgttgttggtgatgtttgGGCGAGGCACAAGGTCCGACGCTTGGCTTCCACCAAGTGGACAAAGGTAGAGCATGCACTTCTTTTGATTAACACCCATGTAGGTTTTCTAACATTCCCGATAGACCGAACGATTCGTTTCCAGATTCATTGACCCCCTGGTTTTTGCTGCCTCCTCGGGCCTTGTGATGTGGGCTTGGTTTTATCATCCAAGACGTCTTCCACGGAGCTACAACAAATGGATCACGTCGGCTGCCTCCGTAGATCTACGTCTCATCGAGGCTCTTCGACGTTGTCATACAGGCGAATTTCAGTATGGCAAGGAGACGGGACAAGCACACCTTCTTCAGGCAATGTGCACTGACTATCAATGGCCTCTTGCTTGGGGAGATCCTGCCGTTGTTGTTCCCATCCCGTGTCAAATGGTTCATATGTCAAGCGGACCTTCATGCGAGTATCATGCCATCAGTCGCTTCTTTCGAGCCTGGAAGTGGTCCATGGCTACATACTTGCCCCTGACACTTGCCCTCGCCCTGCGTAACCCGTCTCGCAAAGCTCTGCGTCGGGCCATTGTCTCATCTTGCCGTTCATCTAGTTTTCTCGCAACCTTCATTACCCTTTTCTATTATGGTGTTTGTCTCAGCCGCACACGCATCGGGCCCCGGCTCCCCGGTGGCACCACTATTGAGCGCCGTCAACACATGGATAGTGGAATCTGTGTTGGCACAGGCTGTCTGCTTTGTGGTTGGAGCATCTTGATTGAGACAGAAAGCCGGAGGAAGGATATTGCATTGTTTGTGGCCCCA
This Fusarium poae strain DAOMC 252244 chromosome 3, whole genome shotgun sequence DNA region includes the following protein-coding sequences:
- a CDS encoding hypothetical protein (TransMembrane:6 (o27-47i122-140o175-193i214-233o327-344i356-377o)~BUSCO:25489at5125), whose amino-acid sequence is MPVLDLRPIRKGPLRLDSVPEILRPLIRAYLLGYASAVAPRLLTLVLQHVAKRRRKTASQLSLDFDDGSFFRSAIRIVKTGFNPQRFPTFCAILAGGTTLLQEPLKSILEKTAQGLSEAGRLARWLATFLAAWFGLRLLHSYEGRAYTETVPPKEGSPPDAEPQTVRFAGRTMDLTLFAVTRALDVVVGDVWARHKVRRLASTKWTKTERFVSRFIDPLVFAASSGLVMWAWFYHPRRLPRSYNKWITSAASVDLRLIEALRRCHTGEFQYGKETGQAHLLQAMCTDYQWPLAWGDPAVVVPIPCQMVHMSSGPSCEYHAISRFFRAWKWSMATYLPLTLALALRNPSRKALRRAIVSSCRSSSFLATFITLFYYGVCLSRTRIGPRLPGGTTIERRQHMDSGICVGTGCLLCGWSILIETESRRKDIALFVAPRALATILPRRYSLEKEWRERLVFAISTAIVFTCVSENPGRVRGVFGKMLKMVLSA